In one window of Qipengyuania profundimaris DNA:
- the pspA gene encoding phage shock protein PspA: MTLPPDHDPLGPERNSPDSPQDAPGRPRTNLSRLEEEVERLRRSPTPTREGGRAKDSGFGSDFFSTGAPLMGIFSRTRDIIAANFNDMLDKADDPQKMIRMIILEMEETLVEVRASAARTIADQKEMHRHTVKLDKLQADWGEKAQLALSKDREDLARAALVERKKASDMSDQLKQEISVLDDALRAYEQDIQKLQNRLREARSRQTAIAARLESAENRVKLRSLMTNERVDDALSRFDQLERRVDYAEGRADALQIADGKNSPNLADEIAALEGADAIDDELEQMKKALGKGSAPKED; encoded by the coding sequence ATGACTCTGCCGCCCGACCACGACCCCCTTGGCCCGGAGCGCAACTCCCCCGACAGTCCCCAAGACGCTCCGGGCCGCCCCCGCACGAATTTGTCGCGGCTCGAGGAAGAGGTAGAACGGCTGCGCCGCTCGCCCACCCCGACTCGCGAAGGCGGACGCGCCAAGGATTCCGGGTTCGGATCGGACTTTTTTTCTACTGGAGCACCATTGATGGGCATTTTCAGCCGCACCCGCGATATCATCGCCGCCAATTTCAACGACATGCTGGACAAGGCCGACGACCCCCAGAAGATGATCCGCATGATCATCCTCGAGATGGAGGAAACGTTGGTCGAAGTCCGCGCAAGTGCCGCGCGCACCATCGCCGACCAGAAGGAAATGCATCGCCACACGGTCAAGCTGGACAAGCTCCAGGCCGACTGGGGCGAGAAGGCACAGCTGGCGCTGTCGAAGGATCGCGAAGATCTCGCCCGCGCCGCTCTGGTAGAGCGCAAGAAGGCATCGGACATGTCCGACCAGCTGAAGCAGGAAATCTCGGTGCTCGACGATGCCCTGCGGGCCTATGAGCAGGACATCCAGAAGTTGCAGAACCGCCTGCGCGAAGCGCGCAGCCGCCAGACCGCCATCGCGGCCCGGCTGGAAAGCGCGGAGAACCGCGTCAAGCTCCGCAGCCTGATGACCAACGAGCGGGTGGACGATGCGCTGAGCCGCTTCGACCAGCTCGAACGCCGGGTCGATTACGCCGAGGGGCGTGCCGATGCACTTCAGATTGCCGATGGCAAGAACAGCCCGAATCTCGCGGACGAAATCGCCGCGCTGGAAGGGGCCGATGCCATCGACGACGAACTCGAACAGATGAAAAAGGCGCTGGGTAAAGGCAGCGCACCCAAGGAGGACTGA
- a CDS encoding SufE family protein: MRNLDDIAEEYEFLEGDERYRLLIELGRELEPMPDALKTDATLVRGCSAAVWVYPTGEADKLRFLADSNAAITKGIVALVISAVQDKPAEEVAQMDVTAALEPFDLKNQLSSNRTQGVPNMISLVKEHAARIAAG; the protein is encoded by the coding sequence GTGCGAAACCTCGACGATATTGCAGAAGAATACGAGTTTCTCGAAGGGGACGAACGCTATCGCCTGCTGATCGAGCTGGGCCGCGAGCTGGAGCCGATGCCCGATGCGCTTAAGACGGACGCGACGCTGGTGCGCGGCTGTTCGGCGGCGGTCTGGGTCTATCCAACGGGCGAAGCCGACAAGCTCCGTTTCCTCGCCGACAGCAATGCCGCCATCACCAAGGGTATCGTCGCGCTCGTCATCAGCGCCGTGCAGGACAAGCCGGCCGAAGAGGTCGCGCAAATGGACGTCACGGCCGCGCTCGAGCCGTTCGACCTCAAGAACCAACTGTCCAGCAATCGCACCCAGGGGGTGCCGAACATGATCTCGCTGGTGAAGGAACATGCGGCGCGGATCGCGGCGGGATGA
- the pspC gene encoding envelope stress response membrane protein PspC produces the protein MNSPRTTLYRDKQNAKFMGVLSGIADYTGVNALWVRLGFLILAISMGWPILAYFAAGILLNKKPPHLYTDQDESKYWQRVRQNPKRTAREIRAKMKDVDRRLAEVETFYVSSNPRLNAEIERLR, from the coding sequence GTGAACAGCCCCCGCACCACCCTCTATCGCGACAAGCAGAATGCGAAGTTCATGGGCGTGCTCTCGGGCATCGCCGACTACACCGGGGTCAATGCCCTGTGGGTCCGGCTGGGCTTCCTGATCCTGGCCATCAGCATGGGCTGGCCGATCCTCGCCTATTTCGCCGCCGGCATTTTGCTGAACAAGAAGCCGCCGCATCTCTACACCGATCAGGACGAGAGCAAATACTGGCAGCGCGTCCGCCAGAACCCGAAGCGCACGGCGCGCGAAATCCGCGCCAAGATGAAGGATGTCGATCGCCGCCTGGCCGAAGTCGAAACCTTCTACGTCAGCAGCAATCCGCGCCTGAACGCCGAAATCGAACGGCTTCGGTAA
- the pspF gene encoding phage shock protein operon transcriptional activator, whose translation MERENQFIGQSGAFLDAVERASRAAPMRRPVLVIGERGTGKELIAERLHRLSTRWDEPLVTMNCAALPETLIEAELFGHEAGAFTGATKQRVGRFEEADKGTLFLDELGTLSMGAQERLLRAVEYGEVTRIGSSRPVRVDVRIVAATNEDLPEKAARGEFRADLLDRLSFEVITLPPLRVREGDVEVLADYFGRRMAAELGWEGWPSFAPHVTEQMVAHDWPGNVRELRNVVERAVYRWDDWNEPIGHAQFDPFDSPWKPVSPVKRPPQAAPAAAGATAPHGAGPDFEHIDDLRTAVDDHERAIVEHALGKHRWNQRQTAKALGLSYDQLRHCIKKHGLMQEAD comes from the coding sequence ATGGAGCGGGAAAACCAGTTCATCGGCCAGTCCGGCGCCTTCCTCGACGCGGTGGAGCGTGCCAGCCGCGCGGCCCCAATGCGCCGGCCGGTGCTCGTCATCGGCGAGCGCGGTACGGGCAAGGAATTGATCGCAGAGCGTCTGCACCGCCTCTCCACCCGCTGGGACGAACCGCTCGTCACCATGAACTGCGCCGCCTTGCCGGAAACGCTCATCGAGGCTGAGCTGTTCGGGCACGAGGCGGGAGCCTTCACCGGCGCTACCAAGCAACGCGTCGGCCGGTTCGAAGAAGCCGACAAAGGCACGCTGTTTCTCGACGAACTGGGCACGCTGTCGATGGGGGCGCAGGAACGCCTGTTGCGCGCCGTCGAATATGGCGAAGTCACGCGCATCGGCTCCAGCCGACCCGTTCGCGTGGACGTCAGGATCGTCGCGGCGACCAATGAAGACCTGCCCGAAAAGGCCGCCCGCGGCGAATTCCGGGCCGACTTGCTCGACCGGCTGAGCTTCGAGGTCATAACCTTGCCGCCGCTCCGCGTGCGCGAGGGCGATGTCGAGGTGCTGGCGGATTACTTCGGCCGCCGCATGGCCGCAGAGCTGGGCTGGGAAGGCTGGCCGAGCTTCGCTCCGCATGTGACCGAGCAGATGGTAGCGCACGACTGGCCGGGCAATGTGCGCGAGCTGCGCAATGTGGTGGAACGCGCCGTCTATCGCTGGGACGACTGGAACGAACCGATCGGCCATGCGCAGTTCGATCCCTTCGACAGCCCGTGGAAGCCGGTTTCGCCCGTAAAGCGCCCGCCCCAGGCCGCCCCCGCCGCTGCCGGAGCAACCGCGCCACACGGTGCCGGTCCGGATTTCGAACATATCGACGACTTGCGCACCGCGGTTGACGATCACGAGAGGGCCATCGTGGAACACGCTCTCGGCAAGCACCGCTGGAACCAGCGACAGACGGCAAAGGCGCTGGGGCTAAGCTACGACCAGCTGAGGCACTGCATAAAGAAGCATGGCCTGATGCAGGAAGCCGATTAG
- a CDS encoding DUF448 domain-containing protein produces the protein MRTPPNERLTSDIADPPKARNASEPGKTCPERRCILTGETQPRATLLRLAVSPSGLVLPDAQEKAPGRGAWVCSERAAIETAQGNGKLKAGLSRAFKTGDLEIPEELPQMVEDALTRVVLDRLGLEMRVGHLMLGTQRIAETARAGGVALLCHASDASEDGRKKLDQAWRVGRDMEGSGERGLILPLDRDALSVALGRDNVVHLALADDAAAARVLKPLVRLMLYMGHDVPAEYGRAEA, from the coding sequence ATGCGGACTCCACCCAATGAGCGCCTGACGTCCGACATCGCCGACCCGCCCAAGGCACGGAACGCTTCCGAGCCCGGTAAGACCTGCCCGGAACGCCGCTGCATCCTGACCGGCGAGACCCAGCCGCGCGCTACCCTGCTGCGGCTGGCTGTCTCGCCGTCCGGCCTCGTCCTGCCCGATGCGCAGGAAAAGGCGCCGGGGCGCGGGGCCTGGGTGTGCAGCGAACGCGCGGCGATCGAAACCGCGCAAGGTAATGGCAAGCTGAAGGCCGGCCTGTCCCGCGCCTTCAAGACCGGCGACCTCGAGATCCCCGAAGAGCTGCCGCAAATGGTCGAAGATGCGCTGACCCGCGTCGTGCTCGACCGGCTGGGCCTCGAAATGCGCGTCGGACACCTTATGTTGGGCACCCAGCGCATTGCCGAAACGGCGCGGGCAGGGGGCGTGGCGCTGTTGTGCCATGCCAGCGACGCGAGCGAGGACGGGCGTAAGAAGCTGGACCAGGCCTGGCGCGTCGGGCGCGACATGGAGGGCTCGGGGGAGCGGGGGCTGATCCTGCCACTGGACCGCGACGCATTGTCTGTGGCATTGGGCCGCGACAATGTCGTCCATCTGGCGCTGGCCGATGATGCTGCGGCCGCGCGAGTGCTCAAGCCCCTGGTGCGCCTCATGCTTTACATGGGGCACGATGTGCCCGCCGAATACGGGCGCGCCGAGGCCTGA
- the pspB gene encoding envelope stress response membrane protein PspB, translating to MEEVLFIAALFIALPWIVLHYITKWKTSATITTDDEALLEELYNLAKRLDDRMDTVERLVASDNPDFKPARLVHDSEVDNQQLRELEQLMAEKKGASQ from the coding sequence GTGGAAGAAGTACTTTTTATCGCCGCGCTATTCATCGCACTCCCGTGGATCGTCCTTCACTACATCACGAAGTGGAAGACCTCCGCCACCATCACCACCGACGACGAAGCCCTGCTGGAGGAACTCTACAACCTCGCCAAGCGGCTCGACGACCGGATGGACACGGTCGAGCGCCTGGTCGCGTCCGACAATCCCGACTTCAAGCCGGCCCGCCTCGTCCATGACAGCGAAGTCGACAACCAGCAGCTGCGCGAACTCGAACAGCTGATGGCAGAGAAAAAAGGAGCATCCCAGTGA
- the rimP gene encoding ribosome maturation protein RimP, translated as MADIARLTEVIEPEAEALGFELVRVKMMPSEAGDGGQALQIMAEDPKTGQLVIEQCAALSRRVSDRLDALEEEGTVLVPGAYHLEVSSPGIDRPLTRAKDFANWAGHEAKVSLTEKVHGHRNLKGELKGLDGDMVVIEDHKAGEVSFPRNLIHSAKLVLTDELIAATQPLDTSGADEIVETEEEKADD; from the coding sequence ATGGCAGATATCGCGCGACTGACCGAAGTTATCGAACCCGAGGCCGAGGCCCTGGGCTTCGAGCTCGTGCGCGTGAAGATGATGCCGTCCGAAGCCGGAGACGGCGGGCAGGCGCTGCAGATCATGGCGGAAGACCCAAAGACCGGCCAACTGGTGATCGAACAATGTGCCGCCCTGTCGCGCCGCGTCTCCGACCGGCTCGATGCGCTCGAGGAAGAGGGCACGGTCCTCGTTCCAGGGGCCTACCATCTCGAAGTCTCCAGCCCGGGCATCGACCGTCCGCTGACCCGCGCGAAGGATTTTGCGAATTGGGCAGGGCACGAGGCGAAGGTCTCGCTGACCGAGAAGGTCCACGGGCATCGCAACCTCAAGGGCGAGCTCAAGGGACTGGATGGCGACATGGTCGTCATCGAGGACCACAAGGCGGGCGAGGTCAGCTTCCCCCGCAATCTCATTCATTCGGCGAAGCTCGTCTTGACCGACGAACTGATTGCCGCCACCCAGCCGCTCGATACGAGCGGTGCCGACGAAATCGTCGAAACTGAAGAAGAAAAGGCAGACGACTGA
- the nusA gene encoding transcription termination factor NusA encodes MASAISANKAELLAIANAVASEKMIDKAIVIEAMEEAIQKSARNRYGAENDIRAKLDPQTGDLRLWRVVEVVEEVEDYFKQVDLKAAQKLQDDAKIGDFIVDPLPPVDLGRIDAQSAKQVIFQKVRDAERERQYEEFKDRAGEVITGVIKSVEFGHVIVNLGRAEGVIRRDQQIPREAARVGERVRALITKVERNNRGPQIFLSRAHPDFMRKLFAQEVPEIYDGIIEIKAAARDPGSRAKIGVISHDSSIDPVGACVGMKGSRVQAVVQELQGEKIDIIPWSEDGATFIVNALQPATVSRVVLDEEEGRIEVVVPDDQLSLAIGRRGQNVRLASQLTGNQIDIMTEEEASEKRSKEFAERSKMFEEELDVDETLSQLLVAEGFVELEEVAYVELEELASIEGFDEDLAEELQSRAQEAIERQEAAHRETRRELGVEDDLAELPHLTEAMLVTLGKAGIKTLDDLADLATDELIQKKREAPRRRNNADGPPMRRDRPQREQDKGGVLGEYGLNEEQGNEIIMAARAHWFEDEEPAEAPAGDAATQEAADADSTQ; translated from the coding sequence ATGGCCAGTGCCATTTCCGCCAACAAGGCTGAACTCCTCGCGATCGCCAATGCGGTCGCATCGGAAAAGATGATCGACAAGGCCATCGTTATCGAAGCGATGGAAGAGGCGATCCAGAAGTCCGCCCGCAACCGTTATGGCGCGGAAAACGACATTCGCGCCAAGCTCGATCCGCAGACCGGCGATCTGCGCCTGTGGCGCGTCGTCGAGGTGGTCGAAGAGGTCGAGGATTACTTCAAGCAGGTCGACCTGAAGGCCGCGCAGAAGCTGCAGGACGATGCCAAAATCGGCGACTTCATCGTCGATCCGCTGCCGCCGGTCGATCTCGGCCGCATCGACGCGCAGTCGGCCAAGCAGGTGATCTTCCAGAAGGTCCGCGATGCCGAGCGTGAGCGCCAGTACGAGGAATTCAAGGATCGCGCCGGCGAAGTCATCACTGGCGTGATCAAGTCGGTCGAATTCGGCCACGTCATCGTGAACCTCGGCCGCGCCGAGGGCGTCATCCGCCGCGACCAGCAGATCCCGCGCGAAGCCGCCCGCGTCGGCGAACGTGTCCGCGCGCTCATCACCAAGGTGGAGCGGAATAATCGCGGTCCGCAGATCTTCCTCAGCCGCGCGCATCCCGATTTCATGCGCAAGCTGTTCGCGCAGGAAGTGCCCGAAATCTACGACGGCATCATCGAGATAAAGGCCGCCGCCCGCGACCCGGGCAGCCGCGCGAAGATCGGCGTCATCAGCCACGACAGCAGCATCGACCCGGTCGGCGCCTGCGTCGGCATGAAGGGTAGCCGCGTCCAGGCTGTCGTGCAGGAACTGCAGGGCGAGAAGATCGACATCATTCCCTGGTCGGAAGACGGCGCGACCTTCATCGTGAACGCGCTGCAGCCGGCCACCGTCAGCCGCGTGGTGCTGGACGAGGAAGAGGGCCGCATCGAGGTCGTCGTGCCCGATGACCAGCTCAGCCTCGCCATCGGTCGCCGCGGCCAGAACGTGCGCCTCGCCAGCCAGCTGACCGGTAACCAGATCGACATCATGACCGAGGAAGAAGCCTCGGAAAAGCGCAGCAAGGAATTCGCCGAGCGCTCCAAGATGTTCGAGGAAGAACTCGACGTCGACGAAACGCTCTCGCAGCTGCTCGTCGCCGAGGGCTTCGTCGAGCTCGAAGAAGTCGCTTACGTGGAACTCGAGGAACTCGCTTCGATCGAAGGCTTCGACGAAGACCTCGCCGAGGAGCTCCAGAGCCGCGCGCAGGAAGCGATCGAGCGCCAGGAAGCGGCGCACCGCGAAACGCGCCGCGAGCTGGGCGTGGAGGACGATCTTGCCGAGCTGCCGCACCTGACCGAGGCCATGCTGGTCACGCTGGGCAAGGCGGGCATCAAAACGCTCGACGACCTGGCCGATCTCGCCACGGACGAACTCATCCAGAAGAAGCGCGAAGCTCCGCGTCGCCGCAATAATGCCGATGGCCCGCCGATGCGTCGCGACCGTCCGCAGCGCGAGCAGGACAAGGGCGGCGTGCTGGGCGAGTACGGCCTGAACGAAGAGCAGGGCAACGAGATCATCATGGCCGCCCGTGCGCACTGGTTCGAGGATGAGGAACCTGCAGAGGCTCCCGCCGGAGACGCCGCAACCCAGGAGGCCGCCGATGCGGACTCCACCCAATGA